The region GATTCTCCCAACTCAGCAACACCGGGAAACAGCTAACTCCAACCATTAAAATTAGCATTGGCAGTGGTTCCCAGCGAGAGCGGATCGCGACTTTATGAAAGGCTCCTTTTCCTTGGGATCTTAAGTAAGGGTAGAAAGCGATCGCCACCAGTTGCCCCCATCGCCCCCACCCTGCCGCGACAACCAAGGCCCACCCGCGATAGGTGGTCAAACTGGCAAGCGCAGTTGTTTTCAGAAGCAAAATGATCACAGCTGCCATGACTCCGAAGGCTCCAGAGCGGCTATCTGCCATCACATCCAGACGGCGTTCAGGCTCCAGCACTGCCAACCCATCAGCTGTATCCATCGCTCCATCTAAATGCAACCCACCAGTAATTGCAACCCAACTGGTAACAATCAACGCACTGCGGGGAAAAATTGGCATAGACACTAGAAAGAGCGCAAAATCCAGCAGTCCTAGCAAAATGCCGATAAC is a window of Leptolyngbyaceae cyanobacterium JSC-12 DNA encoding:
- a CDS encoding cobalamin-5'-phosphate synthase (IMG reference gene:2510098080~PFAM: Cobalamin-5-phosphate synthase~TIGRFAM: cobalamin 5'-phosphate synthase/cobalamin synthase), which translates into the protein MIQLRSLLQQGIALGMAQVRTFLGAIAFYTCLPISYIGSLEFSGIARWAPVIGWVIGILLGLLDFALFLVSMPIFPRSALIVTSWVAITGGLHLDGAMDTADGLAVLEPERRLDVMADSRSGAFGVMAAVIILLLKTTALASLTTYRGWALVVAAGWGRWGQLVAIAFYPYLRSQGKGAFHKVAIRSRWEPLPMLILMVGVSCFPVLLSWENRDAVLLTILGGSAIALLTGAWLNQKLGGHTGDTYGAVVEWTEMLLLCLLTIV